The window GAATACATTGCCGAGTGCTTGTTGCAGTTCATCCAGACTCACCACGGCGATGTCGccaagctcgacaagattCCTCTAGGCTTCACCTTCTCCTACCCTGCCACTCAAAATTACATTGATGAGGGCATCCTTCAGCGGTGGACCAAGGGCTTCGATatcgatggtgttgagggccGCAATGTTGTTCCCATGTTTGAGAAGGCCCTTCAAGAGCGGGTATGTCTAGGGGGCTAAGGGATGAGCGATGATATGCTGACCATCCACAGGGCGTGCCAATCAAGCTGACTGCTCTTATCAACGATACCACCGGCACCCTCATTGCCTCTGCGTACACCGACACTAAGATGAAGATTGGTTGTATCTTTGGCACCGGTTGCAATGCCGCTTACATGGAGGACTGTGGTTCTATCCCTAAGCTTGCGCACCTTAACCTCCCACCCGATACCCCCATGGCTATCAACTGCGAGTGGGGAGCTTTCGACAATGAGCATAAGGTGCTCCCTCGGACTCCCTACGATGAATCCATTGATACGGATTCACCTCGCCCCGGTCAACAGGCATTTGAGAAGATGATTGCAGGGTTATACCTGGGAGAGATCTTCCGCTTGATCATGGTAGACCTGCATGACAACCATAATGTCAACATCTTTGCCGGACAGGATATTGGGAAGTTACGGAGGCCGTACACCCTTGACTCGTCATTCCTGTCGGCCATTGAGGAGTATGTTTATTTACAGAAGTTGATTGATGTTGAATGCTAACCAGAGTACAGTGACCCGTTCGAGAACCTGTCCGAGACCCGCGAGCTCTTCCAGAACCAACTTGGCATCGATCCCAACCCCTCAGAGCTCGAGCTTATCCGCCGTGCTGCGGAGCTGATTGGCACCCGTGCCGCCCGTCTCTCAGCCTGCGGCGTTGCTGCCATCAGCAAAAAGAAGGGCTATAAGGAATGCCACGTCGGCGCTGACGGGTCGGTATTCAACAAGTACCCTCACTTCAAGAAGCGCGGTGCGGCTGCCCTTCGTGAGATTCTCGACTGGCCCGCAAAGGCGGATCCCAACGATGACGACCCCATCGAGATCTTGGCCGCCGAGGATGGAAGCGGCGTGGGCGCTGCATTGATTGCGGCTTTGACACTGGAGAGGGTCAAAAAGGGGAATATGCATGGAATTTTGCACCCGGAGAACTTCCACTAAGCGGGTGTGTTTTGGAGTGTTTGTTGAGATTGGGTATAGGATTGCAGAGCATACGGATTACGAAGTTCAAGAGTAGCGGATGGTTTCAGTTCCGTTGATCACAGATTATAGTAGCTTAGAACGT is drawn from Podospora pseudocomata strain CBS 415.72m chromosome 1 map unlocalized CBS415.72m_1, whole genome shotgun sequence and contains these coding sequences:
- the hxk1 gene encoding hexokinase (COG:G; EggNog:ENOG503NW32) gives rise to the protein MSSGSFVEVPKDLLKEIKRLEELFTVDTAKLKQITDHFVNELEKGLSKEGGTIPMNPTWVMSFPTGYETGTYLALDMGGTNLRVCQITLTEQKSEFDIIQSKYRMPEELKTGVAEDLWEYIAECLLQFIQTHHGDVAKLDKIPLGFTFSYPATQNYIDEGILQRWTKGFDIDGVEGRNVVPMFEKALQERGVPIKLTALINDTTGTLIASAYTDTKMKIGCIFGTGCNAAYMEDCGSIPKLAHLNLPPDTPMAINCEWGAFDNEHKVLPRTPYDESIDTDSPRPGQQAFEKMIAGLYLGEIFRLIMVDLHDNHNVNIFAGQDIGKLRRPYTLDSSFLSAIEDDPFENLSETRELFQNQLGIDPNPSELELIRRAAELIGTRAARLSACGVAAISKKKGYKECHVGADGSVFNKYPHFKKRGAAALREILDWPAKADPNDDDPIEILAAEDGSGVGAALIAALTLERVKKGNMHGILHPENFH